The Archocentrus centrarchus isolate MPI-CPG fArcCen1 chromosome 3, fArcCen1, whole genome shotgun sequence sequence GCTGTTCACAGGCTGTACAAAAAATATCCACAATATTTGTATAtgtgtataatttatgtgtattttGTGGTGCTCGTTTTCAGTTTAAGTATAGATGGCAACATTTGTAGAAGTAAAtcaagaaaatgtatttacttcTATTTGTGTTGCCTAATATAGAGAGAGccacaaaataaacatgtttaatgcGTATATAAACccctttttgtttagttttagcaGTTAAATGTTACAGACAATAATCCTGGAGTGTTCGACTGCTCCAGTCATATCAAATTGATTTAATTGGATAATCTTTCGCATTAACAACTGTCTGTAAGTCCCTTAATCTCTCTGTTACCTCTCAGCCACCCTGTCTGTCTGTATTTGGTGGTCCTACTGTCTTTCCTGTAGCGAGAGGACACTAAAGTTTTGTATTTACTACAATAAATAAGCCTCTGTAGACTTTATGTCACACACTGTGAATGCAGCTCTGACTCAGTGTTGCTGCTGACCTATCTGAAAAAGAACAGCAGTTATTGAGAACATGTTCTGCTAGCCTAATAGTTTTGTGTCTTGCACAGCATGTCCATTTAATGACATAAAATGACCCCTTGAGTTGACTCGTGATAGGTTATTACGTAATTGAGGCGCATTGTGATTGGCTCTTTAACAAAAACGTCCTGGAGGACTGGGCATGGctttggctgtgtgtgtgtgtgtgtgtgtgtgtgtgtgtgtgtgtgtgtgtgtgtgtgtgtgtgtgtgtgtgtgtgtgtgtgtgtgtgtgtgtgcgtgtgtgtgtgtgtgagagagagagaggaaagattTCTGTGGCATGAACATTGATGGGCACATTAATGGACAAGGGAGTCAGAGTTAGGCCAAGGGAATATTGTCAAACAGTCCCCCTTGTAATTCTTGAAATACTATAGAGACTGGCAAGTTTAACCAAACTACCAAAGGTATATGCAAGGTATATATACCTGTGGTATATGCAGATTTGGTGATTTGCAAAGGATGTTAGATGACCATCACTACAGTTTCTGTTCCACCctaacattttctttctgtgttcatagcatcaagtaaaacatttagaaaACGTAAGAGTAATTTCTCGTTCCATAATCAGCATCATGGTAACTCTGGATAATCCACTGAACTCACTGATGATGAACTACTTTCTACTACCCTCCCCAGGAAAAGTGCAAAATTTAGAAAAGGCACAAGAGTGTAATCATCCTAATAACAGTGTCGTAATGTGTTGTGTTGTTATTGTGGTCCGGTCAGACCAAGAGTGTGATGATTGACTCATGTGGCTTTGGTGTACAACACAATAAAGCTAGGCCATTAGAACAGAAGATCCCCAATCTGTGATGTTCAATAATTGATGCGTGTTAATgaatcatcctcatcatcagtgTTCTTACACATTTtgctgaaacatgaagccatcTGTTCACTGGGGtgctgtaatgtgtgtgtatgtgacacTGTCTTAGTCAGCACGAGCAGGTGGCAGGTGGTTAtaattttattgtgtgtgtgtgtgtgtgtgtgtgtgtgtgtgtgtgtgtgtgtgtgtgtgtgtgtgtgtgtgtgtgtgtgtgtgtgtgtgtgtgtttatacccTCCTTCATCACCCTTTCATGaacacttttcctctcttactCTTGTTTTTGTATGTCTCCCCCACAAAGTagatttctatatatttttaaacactCTCTCTAAAAATATCTGGTTATGCATATTCATTATGAGATAGTTGCTCCTGTGAATAAGCTATCATAGCTGTAGGGTCATTAGGTCAGCAGACATACAGCAGAAATAAGACAAAGCCTAAAAGAAGCCTTATGAAATATCAACTTATTTGttgataaaatattaataaggCTGTTCAGTTCTTCTGGATACTAGGTGGGTATTGTTGCtcctttctcactctctctccgtCCTTCTGAATCAGCAACCACAAATCTTGCAGGCACTGAAGGAGTTTCcctgtttgtgtctctctcaCAAGAACATGTTTGGCATTCTAGTAATAAAACATTAATCTCATCCCTAATGGACTGTATATTTACACTAGAGAGAAGAAAATACACGTCAGAGTTTATAATTATGCTTTTTGaaccccccctttttttgaAAAGCAGAATGTTTCCATACACCAATGTCAGTCACACCCACAAACATACCCCACACTCAGTCGCACTGCAACAGTAGAGAAAATGTGGAAACTGTCTTTGTTTAAGGTTTCAGCAACCTGTCAGCAGCCATTTGAGATTATTCAGTTAGCTGGCATGTGTGGGCAGTAACTGGACTCAGTACATCAATAATGTGTCTTAATGTAAAAGAATGACAATATGGCCTTGCATTATGTTCTTATGTTAAAGACGTGAAATGCCAACAAGATAGAAGAATAatcttctgtttctctctctctctctctgtctccagtTGGAAACCATGAATTATGTGGGTCAGCTGGCAGGTCAGGTGTTTGTGCAGGTCAAGGAGCTGTACAGAGGACTCAACCCTGCTACACTGTCTGGGTGTATAGATGTCATTGTGGTCCGGCAGCCAGATGGCTCCTTACAGTGCTCCCCTTTCCACGTGCGCTTTGGCAAGATGGGTGTGCTGCGGTCACGTGAGAAAGTGGTGCGATCAGAGTTCTCTCTAACCTGCACAAATGACTTTCATTTTTCACgacaattaaatgaaaattcaaTCGGCGTAAATTGAATCTGCATTCATTTGTGTAATGCTGTAGCatattttttgaaaataaaataacttactCATTACattaatgtaaattaaaaaaaagaaaaagacaacaatCACAAAAACTCCTATGTCAGTGTCTTAATGGATAACAGGATACAACACGTTTCTTTGTATAGCCTAAAGGTACTGTATTTGTCTTGAAGTTTAACATACGAACCTTAAATGattcttttttctgttctgttctgcagGTGGACATAGAGATTAATGGAGAGCCAGTGAGTTTGCACATGAAGCTGGGAGAAAATGGAGAGGCTTTCTTTGTTAAAgagactgaaaacaaactggTGAGCAGTGATTGACATAACCATTACTCCTGaatcagtaaacacacacaagaaTAGCACAGAGCATTGCTTGCAGACATGAAGGTCATAAAACCTGAACTAATATATAAGCAGTGCTTGATTTAGTCTTGTACTCTTATGGAGCATAATTATTTCTTGTAGTCATAGGCAGTAGCAGCTTTCTTTGGTTTTACCGCTCACTGATTAATCTACAACTAcgtgttgttgttattttaaatgcCAAGCTTACATTTCTACCCTTCCTGCCCTGACAAGCctagaataagaaaaaaatgtacctcTGCTCTCTTGTGGTGTTAATTCTGCCAAGCAGCTTTAAAGAACAGAAACCAGTGTTTTAAAATCATGAGATGAGTCAAAAAAGAACATGCTAGCAATTATCTATGAATttagtaaatgttttatttaaatgttatttaaactGTATGAGATTTGAACTATCCAAATGTGATCATAAAGGGGGATAAATCCAAACATAGACCTTACCAGATTGTTTGTTCATAAGCAGATAAAGGTTTTAGCataacaactgaaaaaaatgggctCAATAACAAGGCACAACAAGTGCTTGTGTCCTCTTGTGGCATCCTCTTGGCAAGCACGGGTTTAGCTTCCTGGAAATAAACCATCACGACAAGCAGAAAGCAGAGACAAACACTGGTCAGtcagactgactgcaaacaCTAAACACACAGTCAGCGTCTAATTTTGATATGCAAGCGTGGACAAAGAAATCTTTCCattcttttcagttttatttatatagtgtcaattcacagcaacagttgcctcaaggtatTTTGTATTGTCTTGCATTGTACATAGTATAGGCTGTCTTCTTCTTATCAACAATCAGCCAGGAGCAGGCAGGATTTTGTTATTTTCCACCCATTTCTgccaggaaaacaaagaaatcttgTTTCAAAGTCATAAAGTGATATGCCAGGACAGACAGACATCAACCCATGCAGATACCATCTTATTTGACGGTAGACAGATGGCAACAGATAGTGTTCAGCTGATAAATTGGTGCATGTGTAGTAGAAACAGCTCCCGTTTGTAAAAATTTGTTGTAAACATAAAGTTCACATCATAGACTTTAACCACTGGTTTGCCTCAATCTCCCAAAGCAGATGTTATCTATCAGGCTTTTATTATATGGAATCCAGAAGACTACCGACTATCCTAATGTGTTTTCATATATCCATAGTAGACCATATTTCATAGAAATATTTGCAGCACACGTGCAGTTATGCTTCACAGGAAATAGCCTAATCTGGGAACATTCCCTTCTGTTTTGAAAACTGATTCTGTGAAGTGATAGGTAATGATTCGTGGGCGGCATGAGAgagtttgggggtggggggtaattTGGGGTTGaggggtgttttttcttcaaaaggaaacaaggaagctcttttccacagctgtggtaaACAACGTCTGTCAGCAGTTGCAATGTTATTTGcttttgtgttatttgtgttatttgagCTTGCTGTGTCTCCTGGTCAAgaattaaaaggaaaatgttGCAATCCAAGAGAATCAAATTCCTTTTCTGAAGGATTGCATTGGTCTAATGCCGCATCCATTACTTACTGTCTGTCTTAAAGAAGAAGCTATTAATAAATCAATAGATGCAATAGGAGCACTATAGAATGGGTCCTGCTGCAATACTGTAATGCCTCCGTCCGTAACACTCAAGAAAATAATGGCTTTCAAGTTCAGTCCCAgacagttatttacaaattcCTTTTGACCGTGTTTGTCTTATAGTTTTGGTTTAGATTCAAATCCTTTTCCTTAACATAACTCTCCCTCCAGAGAGTGGAAAACCACCAGAGACCTATTTATAGATCTGCCCAGTTCACACTCTGTGTAGTCTGTTACACACAGACTGCTCTCAGAAATTGCTCAGACATACTGTACATGTTATGAAACAGGAGCAGAACAAGAACATAAAACCTCTAGCTGCTTATAGCACCACGGTAGTACAGCACAGTGTGCTTTCTACTCACATGAAGAGGTAAAAGGGGGCAGAAACTATGTCATGGGAGCTTGCAGATTGTGCCAGTCTAAGTTATCACATCACTGGCCCGAATGGAAAAAGTTCAGCAACTTCTCAATGAGCCAGTCCTCCTCCCCAGTGCCAAGGGACTCTCCTCATCTCTATTTCAAGAGTTGTAAAGTTAAACTTGAGGATTTGCTAGGGCTTTCACATTATGAAATACATGCTCCACTGAAATTTTAACCAAAAGTTCTCGTCTTCAGGCTACAACATCAGTAATGTTTAAATACACTAgtatttgaaaaaaagaagctttaatGTTTCGTAATGCTGCTTAGTTATGTTTTTATGCCCCAAAGggcaaaacataaaaagaatTATTACTGTCTTTATCTTTATGGCATCTATATACCCTTTAACCAacttttaatgcaaatatcagATTTCAGATTTAAATGTTGGAAATGCCGGTTGGTATTAGTTCAGTGAGAAATTGAAATATTCACAGACTAGAAAGTTAAAAACCCATTTAAATAAGCAAACTAAAACTGCTTTAAGGTTGATATTCCACCCAAGGATAGAGCTCACAGCAGAGCTACGGTGACCTTGTGTAGTGCACATTCTAAGTACTATCCCTTTTCCTCTCAAATCTAAATGAATTGAGCTGTGTTGGATTGTGTGACAACACGTGCACTGCAAGGCATGTGTCAGTCTGCTGTGGTTGGATCATCCCTTTATCTCGCCTCTGCCTCTGCCTCTGCCTctgcgtctctctctctctctgtttattATTCTGGCAGCCTGTTGGCAGTGTAACCCTGATGAGCAAATCTGTGTGATTTTGCTAATCTGAGTTCAAATTCTCACCAGATTATGTAGCTGGCTGTTTGGCTGTAGGGATGACCGTATCTGTTGGGACACTATTTCATTTTCCTCTAGAATGAAAAATCTTGTTAACTGCAGTATTGATCGTCATGACATTTTGAAAAGACATCCATGATTGTCAGAGGACAGATGTATTTGGCTTGGTCATTACCTGCTATATTCAAGCTATATACATCACCCTCACCTGTACTTAGTGTTTAGAACTGTGGGAATGCTATGTTGCTATGTGATCGTCATAGTCTTTATGTTAAAGGTTCACCCCACAAGACTTAGGGCATGTCTGCAGACTGTAGCTACTGTTCCGCTTCATTCTTGCACCCTGTCCTATTTGACTACATTCTGGATTTATTTTAACCCTGTCTTGCACCAGCTGTTTTGAGGCCTATTTCCACCTGATGTTgtgtattaatatttaataactCCAGATGTAAACATCTCAGAACCATAGTAAATGGCTTAAACCAAAGAAGACAATCGCACCATTAAATGTATGaacaaaattttttaaaatttatatatttaatcaATGTGGGAAATACAGGTTTTTGAATACTGTAGAAAAGGCTCAAATCAATTATTGTAATTTCAGGTAATCATGATTTTTGATCGAATTAAAGATGTCATCTCACTTTCCCTGATAACAGGAAGTGGTTCCGTCCTACCTGGTAACGTCACCCATTGTGTCAAAGGGGGAGGAGTTAATGGAGTCCCAGCTGGGCAGGGGCAACTCTCGCCATCATGGTAGGCTCTGTTGATAACAGCACTGATAGAATATGTGAAAATGtgcttctttttcttaaacagttttttttatgcttctcTTTCTCAACACATAGACACTATCCCATGCAGCTCACTTCCTGTCCAGAACCTGGGACAAAGTGATGGAGTGATGaccaagaagaggaggaaaaggaggaggaaggcaCGGCCGGAGGGAGGTGGAGGGGGagcaggagggaggagagaggagagtggaGAAGAGTTCTCAGAGGATGAAGACATGTTCACTATTGACCTGAGCTcggatgaggagagggagggggacAGCAGTAGGTGTGTGCGTGCAAGAGAGCATTTTAAGTGTTTGTTTGAACTCTCTGGGGGTGCTGGGGGTGTATTTGTGCCAAATGAATCACAGGAtcagaaatacaaagaaaaaatgaatgTCCCATAAACTGAGGATATTCTGTAATGCCTCCTGGCATATACCTTATGAATATTTAGCCACTGTGGCTCTGTGTCAAAGAAGACCATTTCAAGCCTGAAATATCTGAGTGTGCAGCTATTGGATAGACAAGTGTGCTTAAATTAGTATTTATCCCAAAACCACACAACTCCCAAGTTTCACAGTGTTATTAGAATGGCTTGACTACTAGTCTTTTGAGGATTTGTGCTTTAATTGTAACAAAAAGGTAATTAGACTTGATCGTATGACAATCAAATGTGAGCTTGTCTCTCCGTAATTACATATTCATGTGTAATTTGCTGTTTAATTTGATTTGAAAGGCAATAACAAACAGTCTGATTCAAACTTTGCTAAATCCTTATTTTTGCAATTACCTGACATCTTTTTCCTCTAACTGAGCCCTGCACAACCCCAAACTGTAAGAAGAGATTAGGGAACTTGATGGCGGTGTGTGCTTATGTTGAAAACCAGGACCAGTTTTTCTTTAAACCACTGCTACATGGAATTGAGATTAGTTTTTTGTTTAAGTTCAGCTAAATCATTTCAATGgaattaataatttaatgaGCAAGCATTTAAGGAAAGGCGATTAAATGTGAGAGTGCAggtttgtgcatgtttgtgtttgtgtgtgaagctCTTTGGAAACCAGCTCTGCTTGTTGGACTTGCTCCAAGGATTTGTCCGTTTCCCACAGCACTCACTGTCTCTTTGAAAGAATGGCCCACGGGGTCATCCTTACTGCAGGCATTCCAAGCCTTTTTTAGGAGGTTTACCACACGATGAGCCTGAAAAATCCTGAAAGATGTGCTTCAAGTCATTCTTTATACTGTACTTGTATTTATACTGCATTTAATGTATTTCCTTGGTTGGTTTGTGATGTGCAGTTACAGCCAAACAGGCTATCAAACAGACCATAACACGGTTTCTTGGATGTGATAGGACTTGTATTGACACACTGTTTACATAGGAAATACCATTGTCTGCACTGGTTGTGAAATTATATGTCTGTGTATATGACTAACATGTCcgtggatgtgtgtgtttgtgatcagACCTGTGTACAGTGATCAGGGATCTACAGTCAACAACCACATTCACCCCAGCACTGATTGGACTCACTCACAGAGGTATTCAGACACAAATCACACTGACAGATGTGATTTGGACTCTTTGATAAACTCTTCTTATTGAATCTGTATTTATTCTGTTCATAGCAGATTGCACATTATAATACATTTTCTGCCCTCATTATAATGATGTAATAATCTCAGTTCATTGTCTCTAATCgtctcttttttctgtttttctttgtgtctttttattctttctgtAGTAGACTGATTAAAGAGACACTCTCCATCCATCAGCCCGGTGGTCTATCCATCTCTTGTCCTCAACAGACCTCTCATTTCTCTCCCCTTATTAGGTATGACCTTAAATTTCACCCTCTCTGAACACTACATATGAAATAATGCacaaattttcaaaaatattgGCATAGAGAATAatgcttcattttttaaaattttggcaGAGCTGCTTTATCGGGGAAACTGTGCAATACCCAACAATCTAAACAAAGTGTTTGACTTTAACTTTCCCAGCAGCCCAGATGATTCACAGTCATCAACACCGAAGAGCGACTCAGAGCTAACAAATCAGTCTAAGGAGAACCCTGAGATCCTGTGGACCTGGGGAGAGCTACCACAGGCTGCCCAGGTACACACACAGTATCATCTGGGGAATTACATGTATATGATCACTTCTGTTGGGTATGCCTCTTGAGTATGGCAGCATTAAATTAACTACATGGTCATGACATACAGTGTAAAACACTTTATTAGTCTTACAAGCAATAAGGTCTGTCAGACTCAGAATGCAATACTCAGTGCAGGGgaattttatttcaatttaCATATCTATTTTTATAAGTAGTGTTCAGCCTCTAACACGTATGAATGGAGCAAAGGAAACATGAATAAGGGATGGCATAAGAAAAATACATGTGAGCAAGAAAACAGGTATTGTGTGAACAGAcagtctctttttcttttacagccATCTTTCCTGACTTCCCACCAGAAGGATTCTGCAGCTGCTGTCTCCATTCCGGTGTCTGCTAGCACTCACTTCAGAGCCATCAATGACACAGGAACTCCACGCGGTCCGGTGCCGCCGCTGGACAAagacactgaggaaaacagaaatGGACACATAGTCAGAGAGCAAGGTCGAATAAAAATTTGCATTGAATGTACAAACCTCTAAAAGTTAGATAAAATTGCACAAAGAAgtgttgttgttgggtttttttttaaataaattgccAAATAACAGGaaacatatttaaatttatagTTGTTACCTCATGTTGCATCATCTGCTTTTGGCCTgtatctgtgaaaaatatcaaACGCCTGAGTGAGTCATTTCAGGATAAAACCCCGTGAGCCACGGTTGTAGTTGCTTGCAAGTTGTAAACATAGCAGATATTTTCCATGGCAGAACCTGCCCTTTAGTGACCCCCAGTGATGGTTTTGTGAAAATTCTTGTTTTACACACGACTGCTGAATGACTGAGATTCAGCATCTTTTATGTCAACATAACAGCTTGACTGAAGCAATAAGTATATCACATTCTAAAGTTAACATTAcccatctgctttttttttcttctttagggAGAGAGGTGGAAAGTGTTGGGCCATCATGTGTACAGATGGAGAGTTTAACAACATGCTCAGTGTCTCAGAGAATTCTTCCTGATCATTTGGAAGAAAGCAGGAATAGAGGAAGTTCCATAAGAAGGACTGATTCACCATCCAAGAGGAAAGGTACTGTGTGAGTTTTCTGTATGTAAAGAAAGTATTCATTGAACTCAGTGTGTCTTTATTCCTCATTATCCTCTTTTATGTAATGACAAAATGTGATGATGTCCCCTCTAGAAAAGAGAAGTCAACACCTGGGTGCTGATGGTATATACCTGGATGACATTACAGCCCTGGAGCCTGAAGTTGCTGCTCTCTACTTTCCTAAAAagtatgtacatccatgtagtGTAGAGTGTAGAGATGGATAAAGATAAAGATTTATCCACTCTTATACAGAACAATAGTGGGAGCAGAGCAGCTATCTAAACTCTTGCTTCTCTTGAGAATTGAAGAAGctttttggatgagaggtgaaatgtcttcaagaaacttaaagaagtccagtcgcatTTTTTTAGGCTCCAAAGACTACTACTAAGAACTGACACAGACATGTTTTTGGCTGTAGTTAACCATTATTGCCTTATTGTAATATTTACAGTCACAGATTATTCAAATTAGGAAGATTGAGGAAGATTAGTTAGGTAACATTTTTGGTCAGTTTTATTAACTTGGTCATGATTTCTAGAGGGAGGCATTTTTCCAGATGTATTTTTGGCACCACAACATGATTCCCATTGAGCTTCTTTGTAATCAAGAGAAGGCAGATATTCCTCCTCTCAGTAGCTTGCAAAACTCTGGATAAACAGCAGTaccagaggaaaaaatatgtaaatatgttaaTGGGGTGAACTTAACATAGAAGAACTTATAGTGTTCTACATTTTAGGCCATTATTGACTGAAGCACAACTGTATGCTGGCACCTTTTAGAAATTCATGTGTGAGaacgtgtgtctgtgtttctctctccaCAGTGACGGAGGCAGTAGCTCGATGAAGGGGGACTCTGAGATGATGATGGTGGGTGTGCGGAGTGCTAATCAATCCCCACAGTCAGTGGGCAGCAGTGGGGCTGACAGTGGTGTGGACAGTTTGTCGGATCAAATGTGTGACCTTCCTCATGTCGCCATCTCTTTGTGCGGAGGACTCACTGATAACAGGGAGATCACAAAAGGTAGGACAGGCAACTTTCAAGAAGATGATTTGGATGATGTACATGAGACACATCAGTGTAGTTGTCAAGATAAAGCTGTTATATTAAGGAAGTTAAAaagaatattttatatattttaatatttaaatttaaggTGCAGATATTACAAAGTTGCTGCAGTTCTGTTCGTGTGTTACACATTTTAAACAGAACGAAATTGATTTTAACATCTACAGTTACAAAAAATGAATTTTCTATCTACAAAAACACTCTTTATTCTATATGTTGTTTTCATATGTtcttgcctctgtgtgtgtgtgtccgtgtgctTCATGCTACAGAGCAGTTTCTGGAGAAGGCTATTTCCTACCAGCAGTTCTCTGAAAACCCTTCTATCATTGATGATCCTAACCTTGTGGTCAAAATAGGAAGCAAGTATGTGCTACTTCATATTTAGACTGAGTGTGTAACATACatgctttgtttattttgtgttaatATGTAAGCCATCTTTTGCCAAAAGATGTCTGAGGAGTAAATGGGTGTAAATTAGCTTCCTCTGTCATCTGTTGTAGGTACTACAACTGGAACACAGCTGCTCCTGTCATGTTGGCCATGCAGGTCTACCAGAAACCACTGCCACAGGTAAGACCACCGCAGTGATGCaggagtacttttttttttctccatttggcTGCATGTATTAAGTTTAAATAGCCTGTTTTGTTGGCAAAATGTAAAGCTGTGCATCACGCAACCGAATGGGTCTTTatgcttttcatgttttttttagaaaaacaaaatctgaatCTATAAATGAACCAGTAAGTGCAGCTGCTAATGCAGTGgattaaaatgtaaaaccatTAAGTTTCATAGTATAAAACAGAAATGATCACAATAAGTGGTAATAAATATGCCTTAAAATTGTACCTGAtaattagcaagaagaaaaacaaatttcagCGTATGTTTGATGCACGAGGAAAACTATGGTATGCTGAGTTTAttattgttgattttttttttaatcagtgtaaatgtgtaaatgaaGACTTTGAGTTTTGCTTTTGGTCTGAAACTGTCTGAAGTcacgtttttgttttaaatatttctactCACCTTTTGCAAGTTTTAGCTACTAAGCACTATGTagtcatcattattattattgttattagtgTTGGTTCACCGTTGTTGTTTGCCAGCATCCTCTCCTTATTACAACACAATAACACCAACTAATACGTGTTCACACTCATTCCTTGTTCCCATAATCAATATTTCCAAAATAAGTCATGATTTAAAATTTGTCACATTAAGTGAACCAAATTTATGGCACcaatcaaaatgacctgacACAAGCTTGTAGCATAGTTGTCAGTCCTATATCACAGTGAAATGTTCTTTTAAATTTGTTGACCTAACACTTGATTAATGTCATGTCTTTGTCCCCCTTcttatttttcccttttattcaAACACATTCTTTCTCTCACCATCCATCTGATATTTATGTTTACCAAGTGTTGGTGTTTGAGTTAtgtgttttctgcttttggctTCTTCTCATACTGCCTCCCTGGTCTGTTTGGCTCCGGTCCTTCCCAGCCTGTATGATGTTTTCTGGCTTTGCTTATGTGTTGGTCAGGGCATGACTTTATCAgcctgctttgtttgtttgtttgttttttcattgttgCCCTCTCTGTAAGCCTCTCGCTTTCCCCATCTTTTCACTTGTGTCCAAGCACAAACTCCTttctttacatttgatttagcatcttctgttgttttatttgcatgGCGTCTTGTTTTCAACTGTGTCTTTATTCGGGCGAGTCAGCTGGAGTTTAGTGTGGTTTGAAATGTGGTGTTTGTCATGTTTTACTTTgccttttagatttttttttgttttttttgtgctttctggtgctctctttttttgtcagttttaagtTACATTTTCAGTCAGTTTTGAGTTGTATGTGCATAATTGTCTCCAGGCAtcagtggagaacattatgAAGGACAAGATGCCAAAGAAAGGAGGACGCTGGTGGTTCTCGTGGAGAGGCAGGAACAGTGACTATAAGTCAGTAAGTGCACAGATAGACATCCTGCTGGtgcatttttctgtctgtgattgATTGTAACATTTACTGAAGATTAGAAAGAAGTGGGAAAGGATTGAAAACAAATTGTGAGAGTCAAATTTCATCCATGGCTTATGACCTTTTTGTTCCTCAGGAATCAGTAACAGAAGCAGCTGAAGATCAAGCAGAGAATTCAATCACTATGGCCCCAGTAAACAGGTGACCTTACACTTTGAATCACTGCATTTTTCTCTCCACTCCTATCGGCAACCCTATTCCTGGGTGTTTCATCTTGTACCAGATTTTTTTTGCCTTGGATTTTTCAGGTTGAAGGATGAATCATCCTCAAGT is a genomic window containing:
- the LOC115773313 gene encoding phosphatidate phosphatase LPIN1-like isoform X3, yielding MAHMEEQDFSRHSVDESPNGSWSWLETMNYVGQLAGQVFVQVKELYRGLNPATLSGCIDVIVVRQPDGSLQCSPFHVRFGKMGVLRSREKVVDIEINGEPVSLHMKLGENGEAFFVKETENKLEVVPSYLVTSPIVSKGEELMESQLGRGNSRHHDTIPCSSLPVQNLGQSDGVMTKKRRKRRRKARPEGGGGGAGGRREESGEEFSEDEDMFTIDLSSDEEREGDSSRPVYSDQGSTVNNHIHPSTDWTHSQSRLIKETLSIHQPGGLSISCPQQTSHFSPLISSPDDSQSSTPKSDSELTNQSKENPEILWTWGELPQAAQPSFLTSHQKDSAAAVSIPVSASTHFRAINDTGTPRGPVPPLDKDTEENRNGHIVREQGREVESVGPSCVQMESLTTCSVSQRILPDHLEESRNRGSSIRRTDSPSKRKEKRSQHLGADGIYLDDITALEPEDQAENSITMAPVNRLKDESSSSDEDHRSSDQVSGASQSDPLESSGGICYKKTLRLTSEQLASLQLKEGPNDVVFSVTTQYQGTCRCHGTIYLWSWDDKIVISDIDGTITRSDTLGHILPTLGKDWTHQGIARLYHRVSLNGYKFMYCSARAIGMADMTRGYLHWVNERGTMLPMGPVLLSPSSLFSALHREVIEKKPEKFKIECLTDIKHLFYPNTEPFYAAFGNRATDVYSYKEVGVPLNRIFTVNPKGELVQEHAKTNISSYGLLCDTVDHVFPVLIQDEEADFAHSDPFDQCSYWNNELPEGISQGEEDLQPIETS
- the LOC115773313 gene encoding phosphatidate phosphatase LPIN1-like isoform X1, whose product is MAHMEEQDFSRHSVDESPNGSWSWLETMNYVGQLAGQVFVQVKELYRGLNPATLSGCIDVIVVRQPDGSLQCSPFHVRFGKMGVLRSREKVVDIEINGEPVSLHMKLGENGEAFFVKETENKLEVVPSYLVTSPIVSKGEELMESQLGRGNSRHHDTIPCSSLPVQNLGQSDGVMTKKRRKRRRKARPEGGGGGAGGRREESGEEFSEDEDMFTIDLSSDEEREGDSSRPVYSDQGSTVNNHIHPSTDWTHSQSRLIKETLSIHQPGGLSISCPQQTSHFSPLISSPDDSQSSTPKSDSELTNQSKENPEILWTWGELPQAAQPSFLTSHQKDSAAAVSIPVSASTHFRAINDTGTPRGPVPPLDKDTEENRNGHIVREQGREVESVGPSCVQMESLTTCSVSQRILPDHLEESRNRGSSIRRTDSPSKRKEKRSQHLGADGIYLDDITALEPEVAALYFPKNDGGSSSMKGDSEMMMVGVRSANQSPQSVGSSGADSGVDSLSDQMCDLPHVAISLCGGLTDNREITKEQFLEKAISYQQFSENPSIIDDPNLVVKIGSKYYNWNTAAPVMLAMQVYQKPLPQASVENIMKDKMPKKGGRWWFSWRGRNSDYKSESVTEAAEDQAENSITMAPVNRLKDESSSSDEDHRSSDQVSGASQSDPLESSGGICYKKTLRLTSEQLASLQLKEGPNDVVFSVTTQYQGTCRCHGTIYLWSWDDKIVISDIDGTITRSDTLGHILPTLGKDWTHQGIARLYHRVSLNGYKFMYCSARAIGMADMTRGYLHWVNERGTMLPMGPVLLSPSSLFSALHREVIEKKPEKFKIECLTDIKHLFYPNTEPFYAAFGNRATDVYSYKEVGVPLNRIFTVNPKGELVQEHAKTNISSYGLLCDTVDHVFPVLIQDEEADFAHSDPFDQCSYWNNELPEGISQGEEDLQPIETS